One Candidatus Devosia phytovorans genomic window carries:
- the atzF gene encoding allophanate hydrolase → MLPTILDLSTLKALYANGSVTPRDVMQAVIERRNTWPDKAVFITPTSDADLMAAADALLASHPEPNSLPLWGIPFAVKDNIDVAGLPTTAACPAFAYDPAADASVVARLRAAGALVIGKTNLDQFATGLNGTRSPYGAPRSVFDADYVSGGSSSGSAVAVAAGFATFALGTDTAGSGRVPAMFNNLVGIKPTPGLLPNTGVVPACRSVDCVTILAGTVGDGVAIRKIAEGFDAADPFSRRAEWASLPASDLRVGVLEGAEREFFGNVEVERLYDTAIETMRSLGVTIVPFDYAPFREAAALLYEGPWVAERLAAVEAFFASNGDDFDPTVRAIIGGAEGKTAVEAFKGRYRLEELRRMTEAEWAKADALLLPTSPTTYTVAAMQADPIRLNSHFGRYTNFVNLLDCAAIAVPVGFDSKDHLPAGVTLVAPAFTDDALAPLADALHRKLARGMGRDKDVPLPEASVVKPAASDMVPIVVVGAHLSGMPLNKELTGPGGRLLRTCRTAGDYRLFALPNTTPPKPGLIREPGFAGSGLAVDVWELPPAAFGQFVARIPAPLGIGKVSLEDGSVVSGFLCEAHALLGAEDITHHGGWRNYIAARNAAVQHA, encoded by the coding sequence ATGCTGCCCACAATCCTCGATCTGTCGACGCTCAAAGCCCTCTATGCCAATGGCAGCGTCACGCCACGCGATGTCATGCAGGCCGTCATCGAGCGTCGCAATACATGGCCCGACAAGGCGGTGTTCATCACGCCAACCAGCGACGCCGATCTTATGGCTGCGGCCGATGCCCTGCTGGCATCGCATCCCGAGCCCAACAGCCTGCCGCTCTGGGGCATTCCCTTTGCGGTCAAGGACAATATCGACGTTGCAGGCCTGCCGACCACGGCCGCCTGCCCCGCCTTTGCCTATGATCCGGCGGCGGATGCCAGTGTCGTCGCCCGGCTGCGCGCAGCCGGGGCGCTGGTCATCGGCAAGACCAATCTCGACCAGTTCGCCACGGGCCTCAACGGCACCCGCTCGCCCTATGGCGCGCCGCGCTCGGTGTTCGATGCCGACTATGTCTCGGGCGGCTCCAGTTCGGGCTCGGCAGTCGCCGTGGCGGCAGGGTTTGCCACTTTCGCACTAGGCACAGATACCGCCGGTTCGGGCCGCGTGCCGGCCATGTTCAACAATCTGGTCGGGATCAAGCCGACACCGGGCCTCCTGCCGAACACCGGCGTGGTTCCGGCCTGCCGCAGTGTCGATTGCGTCACCATTTTGGCCGGCACGGTCGGCGATGGCGTGGCCATCCGCAAGATTGCCGAGGGCTTTGACGCGGCCGATCCCTTCTCGCGCCGGGCCGAGTGGGCCAGTCTTCCCGCGTCGGATCTGCGCGTCGGCGTGCTGGAGGGGGCCGAGCGGGAATTCTTCGGCAATGTCGAGGTGGAACGGCTCTACGACACGGCCATCGAGACCATGCGTTCGCTCGGCGTTACCATTGTGCCCTTCGACTATGCGCCGTTCCGCGAGGCTGCCGCGCTGCTCTATGAAGGGCCGTGGGTGGCCGAGAGGCTTGCCGCTGTGGAAGCGTTCTTCGCCAGCAATGGCGATGACTTTGATCCGACGGTGCGGGCCATCATTGGCGGCGCCGAGGGCAAGACCGCCGTGGAGGCCTTCAAGGGCCGCTATCGGCTGGAGGAATTGCGGCGGATGACCGAGGCCGAATGGGCCAAGGCGGATGCGCTGCTGCTGCCCACCTCTCCCACCACCTATACCGTTGCGGCCATGCAGGCCGATCCCATCCGCCTCAATTCGCATTTCGGCCGCTATACCAATTTCGTCAATCTGCTCGACTGCGCCGCCATCGCCGTGCCGGTGGGCTTTGACAGCAAGGATCACCTGCCGGCCGGCGTGACCCTGGTCGCGCCAGCCTTTACCGACGACGCCCTGGCGCCGCTCGCCGATGCCCTCCATCGCAAGCTGGCGCGCGGCATGGGGCGTGACAAGGACGTCCCGCTACCCGAGGCCAGCGTGGTGAAGCCCGCGGCCAGCGATATGGTGCCGATTGTCGTGGTCGGCGCACATCTGAGCGGCATGCCGCTCAACAAGGAGCTCACAGGTCCCGGTGGCCGGCTGCTGCGGACCTGCCGCACCGCCGGTGACTATCGGCTGTTCGCCCTGCCCAATACGACACCGCCCAAGCCGGGCCTGATCCGCGAACCCGGCTTTGCCGGTTCGGGCCTTGCCGTTGACGTGTGGGAACTGCCCCCGGCGGCCTTCGGTCAATTCGTGGCCCGCATTCCGGCGCCGCTCGGCATCGGCAAGGTGAGCCTTGAGGATGGCTCGGTGGTTTCGGGCTTCCTGTGCGAGGCTCATGCCCTGTTGGGCGCCGAGGACATTACCCATCACGGCGGCTGGCGAAACTATATCGCTGCCCGCAATGCGGCGGTGCAGCATGCGTAG
- a CDS encoding ABC transporter permease, which translates to MRRTLILIASLFAAAVVLFVLLRLLPGDPANALLGVGATEQQIAAARAQVGSDQPLITQFAGFIGNLARLDLGTSFVSRASVIEEIGNRMSVTLPLTAFGFILALLLAIPLGVIAAVRSDKWYGAAISVVSQLGIAIPVFWVGILLVTLFSINLRWLPSGGFPLRGWSNFGEALVGMLLPALTIGLVMGASLLRYVRAATLDVVNSDFIRTARALGASFPEAFIRHGLRNGAVPVISILGIELASTFLGAVVIERVFSLPGLGSMLLLAIQQRDYPNVQGVLFISTLLVLLIGFAADLVQRLIDPRLRGRVGVRA; encoded by the coding sequence ATCCGCCGCACGCTGATCCTGATTGCCTCGCTGTTCGCTGCAGCCGTGGTGCTCTTCGTGCTGCTGCGCCTGCTGCCGGGCGATCCGGCCAATGCGCTGCTGGGCGTCGGCGCCACCGAGCAGCAGATCGCTGCGGCGCGCGCGCAGGTTGGGTCTGACCAGCCGCTGATCACTCAATTTGCCGGCTTCATCGGCAATCTGGCGCGGCTTGATCTGGGCACCAGCTTCGTCAGCCGTGCTTCGGTGATCGAGGAAATCGGCAATCGCATGTCGGTGACCCTGCCGCTGACCGCCTTTGGCTTCATTCTCGCGCTGCTGCTGGCGATTCCGCTCGGCGTCATCGCGGCGGTACGCTCGGACAAATGGTATGGCGCGGCGATTTCGGTCGTCTCGCAGCTGGGCATCGCCATTCCGGTCTTCTGGGTCGGCATACTCCTCGTGACGCTCTTTTCCATCAACCTGCGCTGGCTGCCCTCGGGCGGTTTTCCGCTGCGAGGCTGGAGCAATTTCGGCGAGGCGCTGGTCGGCATGCTGCTGCCGGCACTGACCATTGGCCTGGTCATGGGCGCATCGCTCTTGCGCTACGTCCGCGCCGCGACGCTCGACGTCGTCAACAGCGACTTCATCCGTACCGCCCGGGCGTTGGGCGCCAGCTTTCCCGAGGCCTTCATCCGGCACGGATTGCGCAATGGCGCGGTGCCGGTGATTTCCATTCTCGGCATTGAGCTGGCGAGCACCTTTCTCGGCGCCGTGGTCATTGAGCGGGTGTTCAGCCTGCCGGGGCTCGGCTCCATGCTGCTGCTGGCCATCCAGCAGCGCGATTATCCCAATGTGCAGGGCGTGCTCTTCATTTCGACGCTGCTGGTGCTGTTGATCGGCTTTGCCGCCGACCTGGTGCAGCGCCTGATCGATCCGCGCTTGCGCGGCCGCGTGGGGGTGCGCGCATGA
- a CDS encoding ABC transporter permease, giving the protein MSTISAAAPPRRKSKKSLTLWAGAILVGLHVLVGLLSLVWLPYDPNAFTGGRLEGASLLHWVGTDRLGRDLFTQLMIGSRIALIVGIGAVAIGAVIGVSLGMLAAFASKWLDDALAATLDILIAFPTLLIAMLVVAMSDTASLWSAVVALGIALSAIVARLTRILAKRVLVMDYITAARTSGSSWPKIVAIHILPNIWPTLSVNFALQFGLAVIAEASLSYLGLGAPPPNASWGRMLQEAQGTVYTAPLGAIAPGIALVSLAIGVNLLADGLRERIDPTRSAR; this is encoded by the coding sequence ATGAGTACCATTTCCGCAGCAGCGCCGCCGCGCCGCAAGTCGAAAAAGTCACTCACCCTGTGGGCGGGCGCCATTCTCGTCGGGCTGCATGTCCTCGTCGGCCTGCTCTCGCTGGTCTGGCTGCCCTATGATCCCAATGCGTTCACCGGCGGGCGCCTCGAAGGCGCGAGTCTGCTGCATTGGGTCGGCACCGACCGGCTTGGCCGTGATCTCTTTACCCAGCTGATGATCGGCAGCCGCATTGCGCTCATCGTCGGCATCGGCGCTGTCGCCATTGGTGCGGTGATCGGCGTGAGCTTGGGCATGCTGGCCGCCTTTGCCAGCAAATGGCTCGACGATGCCCTGGCCGCCACGCTCGATATTCTGATTGCCTTCCCGACGCTGCTGATCGCCATGCTGGTTGTTGCCATGAGCGATACCGCCAGCCTGTGGTCGGCAGTGGTAGCACTGGGCATTGCACTTTCGGCCATCGTCGCGCGCCTCACCCGCATTCTCGCCAAGCGCGTCCTGGTGATGGATTATATCACCGCCGCCCGCACCTCGGGCTCGTCCTGGCCCAAGATCGTCGCCATCCACATCCTGCCCAATATCTGGCCGACGCTGTCGGTCAATTTCGCGCTGCAGTTCGGCCTTGCGGTCATCGCCGAAGCCTCGCTCTCCTATCTCGGGCTCGGTGCGCCGCCGCCCAATGCCTCCTGGGGCCGCATGCTGCAGGAGGCGCAGGGCACGGTCTACACCGCCCCACTGGGTGCCATCGCCCCCGGCATCGCGCTGGTCTCCCTGGCCATTGGCGTCAACCTGCTGGCCGACGGGCTGCGCGAGCGGATCGATCCAACGAGGTCGGCCCGATGA
- a CDS encoding ABC transporter substrate-binding protein, translated as MHKPLILAAILLTGVSHASVTQAQETNPDATIRIGSLYEPQNLDNTAGAGQGINEAFNGNVYEALFQLADDGSVNPALVDSYEASEDGLTYTFKLKSGVTFHSGDPLTAADVKYSIERVTAEESKSSRKKSLSTITGIETPDDATVVITLSARSISLPYNLSYVWIVNDAATDITAAEDGTGPYALEEWRRGSALALSRFDGYWGDAPSNGEVIYTYFTDATALNNALLTNAVDIITSVQSPDSLAQFSGNSSFTVTEGASTTKELLAYNDRVAPFDNVQVRKALARATDKARLLNSIWGDYGTLIGSFVPPTDPWYVDLTGVDAYDVEGAKALLAEAGYPDGFEFTLDTPDYDPHPIVAQFLQTEYAKIGVTVNINVITANEWYTKVYQSHDFQATLQEHVNHRDIVFYGNPDFYWGYNNPEVVQLVADAEAAGSEDEQTDKLRQANEIIAEDAASNWLYLYPQIVVSAANVTGYPVNGLNSQFYAYDIEKAE; from the coding sequence ATGCACAAGCCCCTTATCCTTGCCGCCATCCTGCTGACCGGCGTGAGCCACGCCTCGGTGACCCAGGCGCAGGAAACAAATCCCGATGCCACGATCCGCATCGGGTCGCTCTACGAGCCGCAGAATCTCGACAATACTGCCGGCGCCGGCCAGGGCATCAACGAGGCCTTCAACGGCAATGTGTATGAAGCCCTGTTCCAGCTGGCCGATGATGGTTCGGTGAACCCGGCCCTCGTCGACAGCTATGAAGCCAGCGAAGATGGCTTGACCTATACGTTCAAGCTCAAGTCCGGCGTCACCTTCCACTCCGGCGATCCGCTGACGGCAGCCGATGTGAAATATTCCATCGAGCGCGTCACTGCCGAAGAATCCAAGAGCTCGCGCAAGAAGAGCCTTTCGACCATTACCGGCATCGAAACGCCTGATGATGCGACCGTGGTCATTACCCTGTCGGCCCGTTCGATCTCCCTGCCCTACAACCTGTCCTATGTCTGGATCGTCAACGACGCTGCCACTGACATCACCGCCGCCGAAGACGGCACCGGCCCCTATGCGCTGGAAGAATGGCGCCGCGGTTCGGCCCTGGCCCTCTCGCGCTTCGATGGCTATTGGGGCGATGCGCCGAGCAATGGCGAGGTGATCTACACCTATTTCACCGACGCGACGGCGCTCAACAATGCGCTGCTGACCAATGCCGTGGATATCATCACCTCGGTGCAGAGCCCGGACTCGCTGGCCCAGTTCTCCGGCAATTCCAGCTTCACCGTCACCGAGGGCGCTTCCACCACCAAGGAACTGTTGGCCTATAACGACCGCGTCGCCCCCTTCGACAATGTGCAGGTGCGCAAGGCGCTGGCCCGCGCCACCGACAAGGCGCGTCTCCTCAACTCCATCTGGGGTGACTATGGCACGCTGATCGGCTCCTTCGTGCCGCCGACCGACCCATGGTATGTCGACCTGACCGGCGTCGATGCCTATGACGTCGAAGGCGCCAAGGCGCTGCTGGCAGAGGCCGGCTATCCCGATGGCTTCGAGTTCACGCTCGACACGCCCGATTATGATCCGCATCCGATCGTCGCGCAGTTCCTGCAGACCGAATATGCCAAGATCGGCGTGACGGTGAACATCAACGTCATCACAGCCAATGAATGGTACACCAAGGTCTACCAGAGCCACGATTTCCAGGCGACGCTGCAGGAACATGTCAACCATCGCGACATCGTCTTCTACGGCAACCCGGACTTCTATTGGGGCTACAACAACCCTGAAGTCGTGCAACTGGTCGCCGATGCGGAAGCTGCCGGTTCGGAAGACGAACAGACCGACAAGCTGCGTCAGGCCAATGAGATCATTGCCGAAGACGCTGCCAGCAACTGGCTCTACCTCTACCCGCAGATCGTGGTTTCGGCCGCCAATGTCACCGGCTACCCGGTCAATGGGCTGAATTCGCAGTTCTACGCCTACGACATCGAAAAGGCCGAGTAA